The proteins below are encoded in one region of Campylobacter concisus:
- a CDS encoding spore coat protein CotH — translation MAFSLAKDLGLNLQTNDNSVVTQIYDKAVFSNPCKIADDTVYDFGGFVASGVLSILKECDFVIMPVTPKINSVFKAAETYNQIKDYARNMMVLVTDVVNNGDLGTIIEALKGAGFRNDVEYVLLKRSAIFENAIANGMSFAELYNQNGLSRSQYKDFYSQYYKIIEYIKNKALS, via the coding sequence TTGGCTTTCAGTTTAGCTAAGGATCTGGGCTTAAATTTACAGACTAACGACAATTCCGTAGTTACTCAAATATATGATAAAGCGGTATTTTCTAATCCTTGTAAGATAGCAGACGATACGGTTTATGACTTTGGTGGCTTTGTCGCTTCCGGGGTACTAAGTATACTGAAAGAGTGCGATTTTGTTATCATGCCGGTTACTCCTAAAATCAACTCCGTATTTAAGGCGGCAGAAACATATAATCAAATAAAAGACTATGCTAGGAATATGATGGTTTTGGTGACGGACGTTGTGAACAATGGAGATCTAGGAACTATTATAGAGGCCTTGAAGGGGGCTGGGTTTAGAAATGACGTCGAGTATGTGCTCTTAAAAAGATCGGCCATATTTGAGAACGCTATCGCAAACGGCATGAGCTTTGCGGAGCTTTATAATCAAAACGGTTTATCGAGATCCCAGTACAAAGACTTCTATTCGCAATATTATAAAATTATCGAATACATTAAAAACAAGGCCTTATCGTGA
- a CDS encoding helix-turn-helix domain-containing protein — protein sequence MTAADVKEFCKEQNLTYKQLAEKIGMTEGSLKVAITTDKFSSQTIQSINLLKENQKLKTELADFKVLSEIIKKISKN from the coding sequence ATGACAGCAGCCGACGTAAAGGAATTTTGCAAAGAGCAAAATTTAACATATAAACAGCTGGCGGAAAAAATCGGTATGACCGAGGGCAGCTTAAAAGTGGCAATAACCACTGATAAATTTAGCAGCCAAACAATACAATCGATCAATCTACTAAAAGAAAATCAAAAACTAAAAACTGAGCTTGCAGATTTTAAAGTATTAAGCGAAATTATCAAAAAAATTTCAAAGAACTAG
- a CDS encoding type II toxin-antitoxin system VapC family toxin, producing MKVFFDLNIIIDIIDTDRANNQKAVALMQNLMRNGTDIVISEDSISTLYYNLRHSKQKQLILLDFLEVITQKWQLASFGVETIKKAIKYSRNSNADLEDALQYFCADKEGCEVIYTCDKNFPKIAIAVKNYD from the coding sequence ATGAAAGTCTTTTTTGACCTAAATATTATTATTGATATTATTGATACTGATAGAGCAAATAACCAAAAAGCTGTTGCACTCATGCAAAATTTAATGCGAAATGGCACTGACATTGTTATTAGCGAAGATAGTATTAGCACACTTTATTACAATTTACGTCATTCAAAGCAAAAACAGCTTATATTGCTTGACTTTCTAGAAGTGATAACTCAAAAATGGCAGCTAGCAAGCTTTGGTGTCGAAACAATAAAGAAGGCTATAAAGTACTCTAGAAATTCTAACGCTGACTTGGAGGATGCATTGCAATACTTTTGTGCAGATAAAGAAGGCTGCGAAGTTATATACACGTGCGATAAAAACTTCCCAAAAATTGCTATTGCTGTAAAAAATTATGATTAA
- a CDS encoding toprim domain-containing protein, which yields MPRKRKKIYIDVPYSLKNTAKTMGTMWDSDEKRWFIYDTFDFEALVKLLEENKKEGANKKTVLSDGITKFKVPYSQKYQIDIFDVSSKFKDALNAAGLEVDTPIMDGILRRVRVDGDKGAQKSGAYVGYIDGIPAGFIQNFKSGFISNWKYEKLDVAPYSDELICSKKNQNLSKGNTDFIQKQSQRDKDLEEEYKKTAKILYDEFLAAKFAVLDHGYFVKKRVYKNYGLKQDRFGNLLMPLFDINEKFWSLQRIFPNGNKMIGALLSNEQKKNGEKLLAKKRGNFFIISDDMDLYNKNSAKLNIEALLKYNKIYICEGFATAASVHEACKMPVIVGLDVGNLEFVVQNFSTRFCNIHIIIAADNDVKKEKESGFNIGKEKAMQIKNNFKNVSICIPNFNDKEIYSGYSDFNDLYNSRGIDEVGRQLEILL from the coding sequence ATGCCAAGGAAAAGAAAAAAAATTTATATTGATGTGCCCTACTCTCTAAAAAATACTGCAAAAACAATGGGAACTATGTGGGATAGTGACGAAAAAAGATGGTTTATTTATGATACTTTTGATTTTGAGGCATTAGTAAAGTTACTTGAAGAAAATAAAAAAGAAGGAGCTAATAAAAAAACTGTATTATCAGATGGTATTACAAAATTCAAAGTGCCCTATTCTCAAAAATATCAAATTGATATTTTTGACGTATCTTCAAAATTCAAAGATGCATTAAATGCAGCCGGGCTTGAAGTAGACACACCGATAATGGATGGGATTTTACGACGTGTTAGAGTAGATGGTGATAAGGGTGCGCAAAAAAGTGGTGCATATGTTGGTTATATTGACGGGATACCAGCTGGGTTTATACAAAATTTTAAAAGCGGGTTTATTAGTAACTGGAAATATGAGAAATTAGACGTAGCACCTTATTCCGATGAACTTATTTGTAGTAAAAAAAATCAGAATTTATCAAAAGGCAATACAGACTTTATTCAAAAGCAGTCACAAAGGGATAAGGACTTAGAAGAGGAATATAAAAAAACAGCTAAAATTTTATATGACGAGTTTTTAGCTGCAAAATTTGCTGTTTTAGACCATGGCTACTTTGTTAAGAAAAGAGTATATAAAAATTATGGGTTGAAACAGGATAGATTTGGAAATCTTCTTATGCCACTTTTTGATATCAATGAAAAATTTTGGTCGCTTCAACGGATATTTCCAAATGGAAATAAGATGATAGGCGCCCTACTTTCAAATGAGCAAAAGAAAAATGGTGAAAAGCTTCTTGCTAAGAAGCGAGGAAATTTTTTTATTATAAGTGACGATATGGATCTTTATAACAAAAATTCAGCTAAACTTAATATTGAGGCTTTATTAAAATATAATAAAATTTATATATGTGAAGGTTTCGCTACTGCAGCAAGCGTTCATGAAGCTTGTAAGATGCCTGTAATAGTTGGACTTGATGTGGGCAATTTAGAATTTGTAGTTCAAAATTTTTCTACAAGGTTTTGCAATATACATATCATAATTGCTGCTGATAATGATGTCAAAAAAGAAAAAGAGAGTGGGTTTAATATTGGAAAAGAAAAGGCAATGCAGATTAAAAATAATTTTAAAAATGTAAGTATCTGTATCCCAAATTTTAATGATAAAGAAATTTACAGTGGATATAGTGACTTTAATGATTTGTATAACAGCAGAGGAATTGACGAAGTAGGGCGTCAATTAGAAATATTATTATAG
- a CDS encoding AAA family ATPase, producing the protein MVISIVNEKGGSGKTTLAVNLAARLSEDGDNVLLIDADPQRSTEVFSDIRSQSNLKPLFSSVSKTGVSLGDEIKRMRDNFDSIVVDTGGRDSKEMRKAMLSSNVLIIPTIPSQYDVSVLDRMLDLSSEAKELNEKLLTLILVNRVSPNPFLAKELESMREYIDDAKKERNLSDVFLLNSVIYERQAYRKTVSNGNSLSEFCKNGDRALEDFESFYAELLQVVKENIKD; encoded by the coding sequence ATGGTAATATCTATCGTAAATGAAAAAGGTGGTAGCGGCAAAACTACGCTTGCTGTAAATTTAGCAGCTAGGTTATCAGAGGATGGAGATAATGTCCTTTTAATAGATGCTGATCCGCAACGTTCAACCGAGGTTTTTTCAGATATTAGAAGCCAGTCAAATTTAAAACCGCTCTTTTCAAGTGTGTCAAAAACAGGTGTTAGCTTGGGTGATGAGATAAAGCGTATGCGGGATAACTTTGACTCTATCGTAGTCGATACTGGTGGGCGTGATAGTAAGGAGATGCGTAAGGCTATGTTGTCATCAAATGTACTTATAATACCAACCATACCTTCACAGTACGATGTGAGTGTTCTTGATCGCATGCTTGATCTTAGTAGTGAAGCGAAAGAGTTAAATGAGAAATTGCTTACACTTATACTTGTAAACCGAGTTTCTCCAAATCCTTTTTTGGCAAAAGAGCTTGAAAGTATGCGTGAATACATCGATGATGCAAAAAAGGAGCGAAATTTAAGTGATGTCTTTTTATTAAACTCTGTTATTTACGAAAGACAAGCTTATAGAAAAACGGTTTCAAATGGCAATAGTTTAAGCGAATTTTGCAAAAATGGGGATAGGGCGCTTGAAGATTTCGAAAGTTTTTATGCCGAGCTATTACAAGTTGTAAAAGAAAATATTAAGGATTAA